A genomic region of Tamandua tetradactyla isolate mTamTet1 chromosome 2, mTamTet1.pri, whole genome shotgun sequence contains the following coding sequences:
- the LOC143660833 gene encoding interferon omega-1-like, with protein MAFSVPSLLVLVMIFSSPTSSFSCDLPQSLDVGKQETLTVLGRMGKISLLSCLKDRTDFRFPQEMVEASRVQKAQALSVVHEMLQQIFNLFHTEASSAVWNTTLLEQLLSGLHRQLEDLETCLLQEMGGEESLLGMKDLTLAMRRYFQRIHLYLQEKKNSTCAWEVVRVEIRRWLLFIQKLTRKLRK; from the coding sequence ATGGCTTTTTCAGTCCCTTCACTGCTGGTGTTGGTGATGATCTTCTCCAGCCCCACCAGCTCCTTCAGCTGTGACCTGCCTCAGAGCCTGGACGTGGGAAAGCAGGAGACCCTCACAGTGTTGGGACGAATGGGGAagatctcccttctctcctgcctgAAGGACAGGACTGACTTCAGATTCCCCCAGGAGATGGTGGAGGCCAGCCGGGTCCAGAAGGCCCAGGCCCTGTCTGTCGTCCACGAGATGCTCCAGCAGATCTTCAACCTCTTCCACACTGAGGCCTCCTCTGCTGTTTGGAACACGACCCTCCTGGAACAACTCCTCTCAGGACTTCACCGCCAGCTGGAGGACCTTGAGACCTGTTTGCTGCAGGAGATGGGAGGAGAAGAATCTCTCCTGGGAATGAAGGACCTCACACTGGCCATGAGGAGATACTTCCAGAGAATCCATCTCTAtctacaagagaaaaaaaacagtacCTGTGCCTGGGAGGTTGTCAGAGTGGAAATCAGGAGATGGCTTCTCTTCATTCAAAAGCTCACAAGGAAACTCAGAAAGTAG
- the LOC143656841 gene encoding interferon omega-1-like, with protein sequence MAFSVPSLLVLVMIFSSPISSFSCDLPQSLDVGKQETLTVLGQMGKISLLSCLKDRTDFRFPQEMVEASRVQKAQALSVVHEMLQQIFNLFHTEASSAVWNTTLLEQLLSGLHRQLEDLETCLLQEMGEEESLLGMKDPTLAVRRYFQRIHLYLQEKKNSHCAWEVVRVEIRRWLLFIHKLTKLIN encoded by the coding sequence ATGGCTTTTTCAGTCCCTTCACTGCTGGTGTTGGTGATGATCTTCTCCAGCCCCATCAGCTCCTTCAGCTGTGACCTGCCTCAGAGCCTGGACGTGGGAAAGCAGGAGACCCTCACAGTGTTGGGACAAATGGGGAagatctcccttctctcctgcctgAAGGACAGGACTGACTTCAGATTCCCCCAGGAGATGGTGGAGGCCAGCCGGGTCCAGAAGGCCCAGGCCCTGTCTGTCGTCCACGAGATGCTCCAGCAGATCTTCAACCTCTTCCACACTGAGGCCTCCTCTGCTGTTTGGAACACGACCCTCCTGGAACAGCTCCTCTCAGGACTTCACCGCCAGCTGGAGGACCTTGAGACCTGTTTGCTGCAGGAGATGGGAGAAGAAGAATCTCTGCTGGGAATGAAGGACCCTACACTGGCTGTGAGGAGATACTTCCAGAGAATCCATCTCTAtctacaagagaagaaaaacagtcaCTGTGCCTGGGAGGTTGTCCGAGTGGAAATCAGGAGATGGCTTCTCTTCATTCACAAGCTCACAAAACTCATCAATTAG